The following are from one region of the Nicotiana tomentosiformis chromosome 7, ASM39032v3, whole genome shotgun sequence genome:
- the LOC104106335 gene encoding selT-like protein, translating to MDRTQLLLVGLPLFLFISDLFNLFTPPPQKPSSDHHHHHQPPSVIQQQPPQTLDFPTQKTAGIGAVGIGNTVSIDFCSSCSFRGTAVTMKNMLENQFPGVHVVLANYPPPLPKRLLSKVVPVFQFGVIGLVMGGEQIFPRLGFAVPPPWFYHLRANRFGTMATTWLLGNFFQSMLQSSGAFEVYCNGELVFSKLKENRFPGEIELKDLVGRRIANPRVVDGLGASSWS from the exons ATGGATCGAACTCAGCTTCTTCTGGTGGGATTACCCCTTTTCCTATTCATCTCCGATCTTTTCAATCTTTTTACTCCGCCCCCTCAAAAACCCTCTTCCGatcaccaccaccaccatcaaccGCCGTCAGTTATCCAACAACAACCACCTCAGACTCTTGATTTCCCTACTCAG AAAACTGCTGGTATTGGTGCAGTTGGTATTGGTAACACCGTCAGCATTGATTTCTGCTCTtcatgttctttcag AGGGACAGCTGTGACAATGAAAAACATGTTGGAAAATCAGTTTCCTGGTGTCCATGTCGTCCTTGCTAACTATCCTCCTCCACTTCCAAAACGTTTGTTGAGCAAAGTAGTACCCGTTTTTCAATTTGGCGTCATTGGCCTTGTAATGGGTGGCGAACAAATATTTCCTAGGTTGGGATTTGCTGTACCACCTCCATGGTTCTATCACTTGCGTGCTAACAGATTCGGAACTATGGCAACCACTTGGCTCCTGGGAAATTTCTTTCAGTCCATGCTGCAAAGCTCTGGTGCTTTTGAAGTGTATTGTAATGGTGAACTG GTATTCTCTAAACTGAAAGAGAATAGGTTTCCTGGCGAAATTGAGCTGAAAGATCTAGTTGGCAGAAGGATTGCTAACCCAAGGGTAGTGGATGGACTTGGTGCATCTTCCTGGTCGTAG